From Sphingomonas bisphenolicum, one genomic window encodes:
- the mrdA gene encoding penicillin-binding protein 2: MKFLTPKRKIITEAAQSFTFTRRAMVVGGLQGAIGAVLIGRMAWISVAENEKYSLLSESNRVNLTLIPPRRGWIVDRNGRPLANNRTDFRVDLIPQRVIDAETTIRHLAQLLNLEPDEVDRIREDLEKSAGFRPVQVADKLTYDQYAAISVRLPDLPGVAPSQGFSRHYPAGATVGHLLGYVGAATAEDYKARKDPLLITPGFKLGKDGLEKAFDRHLTGKAGAKRVEVTARGKIVRELTTRPDTPGNSIKLTIDAGLQEYAGRRLATQSGSVVVIDCHNGDVLALASMPSFDPNSFSDGISHLEYEMLSKDDHVPLRNKTLQGLYPPGSTVKPMVALALLEAGIGPQETISCGGAIRVGNTLFHCHKRRGHGPLNMRGAIAQSCDIYFYQMAQRIGMDRIASMARRVGMGQKFDLPFPSQSYGTVPDPAWKEKKYNQKWQVYDTVNATIGQGYMLINPLQMAVMAARLATGKQLMPNFIHNANRPQPATVGATDEHLVIIRDAMNAVVNGGGTGGAARSSIPGVMIAGKTGTAQVRRITMAERAGGVRGNSSLAFKLRDHALFQGFAPFDNPRYAIACIIEHGGHMIRNEDAPMIASDTLSYLFDPAKAMEKLEMLEKGWGGTPVERQARQMAAFRLAKAIEKGEVSPPSDNAADDVGTAATPSPTAPARAPERDESEDDVPPPPGANVTGAP; this comes from the coding sequence ATGAAATTCCTTACCCCCAAGCGCAAGATCATCACCGAAGCCGCCCAATCCTTCACCTTCACGCGCCGCGCGATGGTGGTGGGCGGCCTGCAAGGCGCGATCGGCGCCGTGCTCATCGGGCGCATGGCCTGGATCAGCGTGGCGGAGAATGAGAAATATAGCCTTCTGTCCGAGAGCAACCGCGTCAACCTGACCCTCATCCCGCCGCGCCGGGGCTGGATTGTCGATCGCAACGGCCGGCCGCTGGCCAACAACCGCACCGATTTTCGCGTCGACCTGATCCCCCAGCGGGTTATCGATGCCGAGACGACCATTCGCCACCTGGCGCAATTGCTCAATCTGGAGCCGGACGAGGTCGATCGCATCCGCGAGGATCTGGAAAAGTCCGCTGGTTTTCGCCCGGTGCAGGTCGCAGACAAGCTGACCTACGACCAATATGCCGCGATCAGCGTACGTCTGCCCGATCTGCCCGGCGTAGCGCCCAGCCAGGGTTTTTCCCGCCATTATCCCGCTGGCGCGACGGTGGGGCATTTGCTCGGCTATGTCGGCGCGGCCACGGCGGAAGATTATAAGGCGCGCAAGGATCCGTTATTGATCACGCCCGGCTTCAAGCTGGGCAAGGACGGGCTGGAAAAGGCGTTCGACCGGCATCTGACCGGCAAGGCCGGCGCCAAGCGGGTAGAGGTAACGGCCCGCGGCAAGATCGTGCGGGAATTGACGACGCGCCCGGACACGCCCGGCAATTCGATCAAGCTCACGATCGACGCTGGATTGCAGGAATATGCCGGCCGCCGGCTTGCCACCCAGAGTGGTTCGGTGGTGGTGATCGACTGCCACAATGGCGATGTGCTGGCGCTGGCGTCGATGCCCAGCTTCGATCCCAACAGCTTTTCCGACGGCATCAGCCATCTGGAATATGAGATGCTGTCGAAGGACGACCATGTTCCGTTGCGCAACAAGACGCTGCAGGGCCTCTATCCACCTGGTTCGACGGTCAAGCCTATGGTCGCACTGGCACTGCTGGAGGCCGGCATCGGGCCACAGGAAACCATTAGCTGCGGCGGCGCGATCCGGGTCGGCAACACCCTCTTTCACTGCCACAAGCGGCGGGGCCACGGCCCACTCAACATGCGCGGCGCGATCGCCCAGAGCTGCGACATCTATTTCTATCAAATGGCGCAGCGCATCGGCATGGACCGGATCGCCAGCATGGCGCGACGTGTCGGCATGGGTCAGAAATTCGACCTGCCCTTCCCCAGCCAGAGCTATGGCACGGTGCCGGACCCGGCGTGGAAGGAAAAGAAATATAATCAGAAGTGGCAGGTTTACGACACGGTCAACGCCACCATCGGCCAAGGCTACATGCTCATCAACCCGCTGCAGATGGCGGTGATGGCGGCGCGTCTGGCGACCGGCAAACAGTTGATGCCCAATTTTATCCATAACGCCAACCGGCCTCAGCCCGCGACGGTCGGCGCGACCGATGAGCATCTTGTCATCATCCGCGATGCGATGAACGCGGTGGTCAATGGCGGCGGCACCGGCGGCGCGGCGCGCAGTTCGATCCCCGGCGTCATGATCGCTGGCAAGACCGGCACCGCGCAGGTCCGGCGCATCACCATGGCCGAACGCGCCGGCGGCGTGCGCGGCAACAGTTCGCTGGCATTCAAGCTGCGCGACCACGCCCTGTTTCAGGGCTTCGCGCCCTTTGATAATCCACGCTACGCGATCGCCTGCATCATCGAACATGGCGGGCATATGATCCGCAACGAGGACGCACCGATGATCGCCAGCGATACCCTGTCCTATCTGTTCGATCCGGCCAAGGCGATGGAGAAACTGGAGATGCTGGAAAAGGGTTGGGGCGGTACGCCCGTCGAGCGCCAGGCGCGCCAGATGGCCGCCTTCCGCCTCGCCAAGGCGATTGAGAAGGGGGAGGTTTCGCCCCCTTCTGATAATGCCGCGGACGATGTCGGTACTGCGGCGACGCCCTCCCCGACCGCACCGGCGCGGGCGCCGGAGCGCGATGAGAGCGAAGACGATGTTCCGCCACCGCCCGGCGCCAATGTGACCGGTGCGCCATGA
- a CDS encoding LysE family translocator: MPSAPHLAAFALISLGMVLTPGPNMLYLISRSIAQGRMAGMISLLGVACGFLFYMVCAAFGITALLMAVPFAYNALRIGGALYLLWLAWSAARPGGRSPFQVRHLPIDGPRKLFAMGLITNLLNPKVAMIYLSLLPQFVDPARGNILGQSLVLGATQIVISLTVNGVIACLAGSIAGFLGSRPLWLTLQRWFMGTVLGGLAVRMAVER; the protein is encoded by the coding sequence ATGCCCAGCGCGCCCCATCTTGCCGCCTTCGCGCTGATCTCGCTGGGCATGGTGCTGACGCCCGGCCCCAATATGCTCTATCTCATCTCCCGCTCCATTGCGCAGGGACGGATGGCCGGAATGATATCGCTGCTGGGCGTGGCCTGCGGCTTTCTCTTCTACATGGTCTGTGCGGCGTTCGGGATCACCGCGCTGCTGATGGCGGTGCCCTTCGCCTATAATGCGTTGCGGATCGGCGGCGCGCTCTATCTGCTGTGGCTGGCCTGGAGCGCGGCGCGGCCGGGCGGGCGATCGCCCTTTCAGGTGCGTCACCTTCCGATCGACGGCCCGCGCAAGCTGTTCGCCATGGGCCTGATCACCAACCTGCTCAACCCCAAGGTCGCGATGATCTACCTTTCGCTGCTGCCGCAATTCGTCGATCCGGCGCGCGGGAACATCCTGGGCCAGTCGCTGGTGCTGGGCGCGACGCAGATCGTCATCAGCCTGACGGTCAATGGCGTCATCGCCTGCCTGGCCGGATCGATCGCCGGATTTCTGGGCAGCCGGCCGCTGTGGCTGACGCTCCAGCGCTGGTTCATGGGCACGGTGCTGGGCGGCCTTGCCGTGCGGATGGCGGTGGAGCGATAG
- a CDS encoding alkaline phosphatase family protein has protein sequence MSLRRLPLALALSASGLLGACAPMQPHPVAIASAPAEQRAPITLLVSIDGFRPDYLTRNVSPNLNALAAGGVEASMRPSFPTKTFPNHWAIVTGDRPDRSGIVANNMEDESRPKDKFTMASDDPYWWNEAEPIWITAEKQGARTATMFWPGSNVAWGGTKAAEWPYSISNGSRPSDWAQFNEAISATQRVNSVLDILRRPADIRPRFVTLYFDEVDTAGHVNGPDAAQTTQAVADVDAHIGNLIAGLKAMGQPANIVIVSDHGMAAKANDRVIVLDKIANPADYRTVETGPYASLAAVPGHEKTLEAALFKSRGHMQCWRKGEIPARFHYGTHRRIPPYFCLAETGWVFQNTTPTKPITGGDHGWDDRAPEMQALFIANGPAFNTGFRPSADFANVDVYPLLARLLGVTPQPSDGDAAMLQGLIKP, from the coding sequence ATGTCCCTCCGCCGCCTGCCCCTCGCCCTCGCCCTGTCAGCCTCCGGTCTGCTGGGCGCCTGCGCGCCGATGCAGCCGCATCCCGTCGCCATCGCGTCTGCACCAGCGGAGCAGCGCGCGCCGATCACCTTGCTGGTGTCGATCGACGGTTTCCGCCCCGACTATCTGACCCGCAACGTGTCGCCCAACCTCAACGCGCTGGCCGCCGGAGGCGTCGAGGCGTCGATGCGCCCGTCCTTCCCGACCAAGACCTTCCCCAATCACTGGGCGATCGTCACCGGCGACCGGCCTGATCGCAGCGGCATCGTCGCCAACAATATGGAGGATGAGAGCCGGCCCAAGGACAAGTTCACCATGGCCAGCGACGATCCCTATTGGTGGAACGAAGCCGAGCCGATCTGGATCACCGCCGAGAAACAGGGTGCGCGCACCGCGACGATGTTCTGGCCCGGTTCCAACGTCGCCTGGGGCGGCACCAAGGCAGCCGAATGGCCCTATAGCATCAGCAACGGATCGCGCCCCAGCGACTGGGCGCAGTTCAACGAGGCGATCAGCGCGACCCAGCGGGTAAATAGCGTCCTCGACATACTACGCCGCCCGGCCGACATCCGTCCGCGCTTCGTCACCCTTTATTTCGACGAGGTGGACACCGCTGGCCATGTCAACGGCCCCGATGCGGCGCAAACGACCCAGGCCGTGGCCGATGTCGACGCCCATATCGGCAACCTGATCGCCGGACTGAAGGCGATGGGCCAGCCCGCGAACATCGTCATCGTGTCCGACCACGGCATGGCGGCCAAGGCGAACGACCGGGTCATCGTCCTCGACAAGATCGCGAACCCGGCCGACTATCGCACCGTCGAAACCGGCCCCTATGCCAGCCTGGCCGCGGTCCCGGGCCATGAAAAGACGTTGGAAGCCGCGCTGTTCAAGTCGCGTGGCCATATGCAATGCTGGCGCAAGGGCGAAATCCCGGCGCGCTTCCACTATGGCACGCACCGTCGCATCCCGCCCTATTTCTGCCTCGCGGAAACCGGTTGGGTGTTCCAGAATACGACCCCGACCAAGCCGATCACCGGCGGCGACCATGGCTGGGACGATCGCGCTCCAGAAATGCAGGCGCTGTTCATCGCCAACGGCCCGGCCTTCAACACGGGGTTTCGCCCGTCGGCCGACTTCGCCAATGTCGACGTCTATCCACTGCTGGCCCGGCTGCTGGGCGTGACGCCGCAACCATCCGATGGCGATGCGGCTATGTTGCAGGGCCTGATCAAACCCTGA
- the mreD gene encoding rod shape-determining protein MreD produces MIDPHLHHVPRLGRHPSRFRLAGTPVITVMLGSFLTALPVIAQSPVMPPFGLLLLLSWRLLRPDLWRTWIGLPLGLFDDMMSGQPIGSAMFLWTVALIGIDTIEHRMVWRSYRQDWLIAALAIIFCIAGGLFFARITGGGNVRFLLVAPQMVWTILLFPFVVRQCARIDRWRVMA; encoded by the coding sequence ATGATCGACCCGCATCTGCACCATGTGCCAAGATTGGGTCGACACCCCTCGCGGTTCCGCCTGGCGGGTACCCCGGTCATCACCGTGATGTTGGGTTCGTTCCTGACGGCGCTGCCGGTTATTGCGCAATCCCCGGTCATGCCGCCCTTCGGCCTGCTGCTGCTTCTGTCCTGGCGATTACTGCGGCCCGACCTGTGGCGCACCTGGATCGGCCTGCCGCTGGGCCTGTTCGACGACATGATGAGCGGGCAACCGATTGGTTCGGCCATGTTCCTCTGGACCGTGGCGCTGATCGGCATCGACACGATCGAGCATCGCATGGTCTGGCGCAGCTATCGACAGGACTGGCTAATCGCGGCGCTCGCCATTATCTTCTGCATCGCCGGGGGCCTGTTCTTCGCAAGGATCACCGGTGGAGGTAATGTGCGTTTCTTGCTGGTCGCGCCACAGATGGTCTGGACGATATTGCTGTTTCCCTTCGTCGTCCGGCAGTGCGCGCGGATCGACCGCTGGCGCGTCATGGCATGA
- a CDS encoding rod shape-determining protein has protein sequence MSIFSRLFKFTSQDMAIDLGTANTVVYVRGRGIVLNEPSVVAVETLNGVKRVKAVGVDAKLMMGKTPDSIEAIRPLRDGVIADIDVAEQMIKHFITKVHGGKHSPWRAPEIVICVPSGSTSVERRAIRDAASNAGASQVFLIEEPMAAAIGADMPVTEPIGSMVVDIGGGTTEVAVLSLRGLAYTTSVRVGGDKMDEAIVSFVRRHHNLLIGEATAERIKKQYGVAQPPEDGVGETIHIKGRDLVNGVPKEISINQGQIADALAEPISTIVEGVRIALENTAPELAADIVDQGIVLTGGGALLKGLDDELRDETGLPVTIAEDPLTCVAIGTGRAMEDPIFRGVLQTA, from the coding sequence ATGTCGATCTTCTCGCGTCTCTTCAAATTCACCTCGCAGGATATGGCCATCGACCTCGGCACCGCCAATACGGTGGTCTATGTGCGCGGCCGCGGCATCGTACTGAACGAGCCGTCGGTGGTGGCGGTCGAGACGCTGAACGGCGTCAAGCGAGTGAAAGCGGTCGGCGTCGACGCGAAGCTGATGATGGGCAAGACCCCGGATTCGATCGAGGCCATCCGCCCGCTGCGCGACGGCGTGATCGCCGACATCGACGTCGCCGAGCAGATGATCAAGCATTTCATCACCAAAGTGCATGGCGGCAAGCACAGCCCCTGGCGCGCCCCTGAAATCGTGATCTGCGTGCCGTCGGGTTCGACCAGCGTGGAACGGCGCGCGATCCGCGACGCCGCCAGCAATGCCGGCGCCAGCCAGGTGTTTCTGATCGAGGAGCCGATGGCTGCCGCGATCGGCGCCGACATGCCGGTGACCGAGCCGATCGGGTCGATGGTGGTCGACATCGGCGGCGGCACGACCGAAGTCGCCGTGCTGTCGCTGCGCGGCCTGGCCTACACCACCTCCGTCCGTGTCGGCGGCGACAAGATGGACGAGGCGATCGTGTCGTTCGTCCGTCGCCACCACAACCTCTTGATCGGTGAAGCCACGGCGGAACGGATCAAGAAGCAATATGGCGTCGCCCAGCCGCCCGAAGACGGCGTCGGCGAAACGATCCATATCAAGGGCCGCGATCTGGTGAACGGGGTTCCCAAGGAAATCTCGATCAACCAGGGCCAGATCGCCGACGCGCTGGCGGAACCGATCAGCACCATCGTCGAAGGTGTCCGCATCGCGCTGGAAAACACCGCGCCTGAACTGGCGGCCGACATCGTCGACCAGGGCATCGTCCTGACAGGCGGCGGCGCACTGCTCAAGGGGCTGGACGACGAACTGCGCGACGAAACCGGCCTGCCGGTGACCATCGCCGAAGACCCGTTGACCTGCGTCGCCATCGGCACCGGTCGCGCGATGGAAGATCCGATCTTCCGGGGCGTGCTGCAAACCGCCTGA
- a CDS encoding MaoC family dehydratase, with amino-acid sequence MAEEIVYFEDIAIGDGFDFGPLTVSRDETIAFAAEFDPQPFHLSDEAAAQTHFGTLSASGWHTTALFMKMFVAEMQRQPGRQAASLGAMGVDELRWLRPVRPGDTLRGRSEVIDKKASQSRPEMGIVRNKVTIFNQDDRPVLTMIPIAMWRTRPQ; translated from the coding sequence ATGGCGGAAGAAATTGTCTATTTCGAGGACATCGCGATCGGCGACGGCTTCGACTTCGGCCCGCTGACGGTATCGCGCGATGAGACGATCGCCTTTGCGGCAGAGTTCGACCCGCAACCCTTCCATCTGTCCGACGAAGCGGCCGCGCAGACCCATTTCGGGACGCTGTCCGCCAGCGGCTGGCACACCACCGCCCTGTTCATGAAGATGTTCGTCGCGGAAATGCAGCGGCAGCCCGGTCGCCAGGCGGCCAGCCTGGGGGCGATGGGCGTGGACGAATTGCGCTGGCTGCGCCCGGTACGGCCCGGCGATACGCTGCGTGGACGCAGTGAGGTGATCGACAAGAAGGCATCGCAAAGCCGCCCGGAAATGGGCATCGTCCGCAACAAAGTGACGATCTTCAACCAGGACGACAGGCCGGTCCTGACCATGATCCCGATCGCCATGTGGCGCACGCGGCCGCAATAG
- the mutL gene encoding DNA mismatch repair endonuclease MutL, translating to MSIRRLPEHLVNRIAAGEVVERPASALKEIVENALDAGATRVAIRLSNGGLDRIEVSDDGCGMDSGDMALALERHATSKLPDDAIENVATLGFRGEALPSIASVARLSIDSRPRGADGWNRTVDNGQLVAEGPTALPPGTRVIVEQLFGKVPARRKFLRSPKAEYAACLDIVRRLAMAHPAVAFSVEHDGRRVLGVQGEEAREERVAALTDRALADNHVIVSLEREGIRLSGVASIPTYNRGVGDHQYLFVNGRPVRDRLLIGALRGAYADMLARDRHPVVALFLDVPPLEVDVNVHPAKTEVRFRDPALIRGMIVSGLRRALDAEGFRAVQNADPAALAAWKPEPVSPTPIGAMPIFEAPASSPASYSQFAPSAFADRRPSFITPPPQARAEPAAAPAPEGGSFPLGVARGQVARTYIVAEAEDGLVIVDQHAAHERLTLERMRRAMEGQGVASQALLLPEVVELDEPACDRLEARIAELKDFGLDLERFGPSAMLVRSVPAMLGQSDVQGLVTDLADDLVAYDSALSLKERLDLVAATMACHGSVRAGRVLSVAEMNALLREMEVTPRSGQCNHGRPTWVKLGHGDIEKLFGRK from the coding sequence ATGTCAATACGCCGTCTGCCCGAACATCTGGTCAATCGTATCGCTGCCGGTGAAGTGGTCGAAAGACCCGCCAGCGCGCTGAAAGAGATCGTCGAAAACGCTTTGGACGCGGGCGCGACTCGCGTCGCCATCCGCCTGTCCAATGGCGGGCTGGATCGGATCGAGGTCAGCGACGATGGCTGCGGCATGGATTCGGGCGATATGGCGCTGGCGCTGGAGCGCCACGCCACGTCGAAGCTGCCCGACGATGCCATTGAAAATGTGGCCACATTGGGCTTCCGCGGGGAGGCGCTGCCCTCGATCGCCAGCGTGGCGCGCCTGTCGATCGACAGCCGGCCGCGTGGGGCCGATGGATGGAACCGCACGGTCGACAATGGCCAACTGGTGGCGGAGGGTCCGACCGCCTTGCCACCCGGCACCCGGGTCATAGTGGAGCAGCTATTTGGCAAGGTGCCGGCGCGGCGCAAGTTCCTGCGCTCGCCCAAGGCGGAATATGCCGCCTGCCTCGACATTGTCCGTCGTCTCGCAATGGCACATCCCGCCGTCGCTTTTTCGGTCGAACATGACGGTCGCCGGGTGCTGGGCGTGCAGGGCGAGGAGGCGCGCGAGGAACGGGTCGCGGCGCTGACGGACCGGGCGCTGGCGGACAATCATGTGATCGTGTCGCTGGAGCGCGAAGGCATCCGCCTGTCCGGCGTCGCGTCGATCCCGACCTACAATCGCGGCGTGGGCGATCATCAATATCTGTTCGTCAACGGGCGACCGGTCCGCGACCGCTTGCTGATCGGCGCGCTGCGCGGCGCTTATGCCGACATGTTGGCGCGCGACCGGCATCCGGTCGTGGCGCTGTTCCTCGACGTGCCGCCGCTGGAAGTGGATGTGAACGTCCATCCCGCCAAGACCGAGGTGCGTTTCCGCGATCCTGCATTGATCCGCGGCATGATCGTATCCGGCCTGCGCCGCGCGCTGGATGCGGAGGGGTTTCGCGCGGTGCAAAATGCCGACCCGGCGGCCTTGGCGGCGTGGAAGCCCGAACCGGTCTCGCCCACCCCGATCGGTGCGATGCCGATCTTCGAGGCGCCGGCCTCCTCGCCGGCGAGCTACAGCCAGTTTGCACCATCCGCTTTCGCCGATCGCCGCCCGTCCTTCATCACCCCGCCGCCGCAGGCGCGCGCCGAACCCGCCGCAGCGCCTGCGCCCGAAGGCGGCAGCTTTCCGCTCGGCGTGGCGCGTGGTCAGGTGGCGCGCACCTATATCGTGGCGGAAGCAGAGGATGGGCTGGTCATCGTCGATCAACATGCCGCGCATGAACGGCTGACCCTGGAGCGGATGCGCCGGGCGATGGAGGGGCAAGGCGTCGCCTCGCAGGCGCTACTACTCCCCGAAGTGGTGGAACTGGACGAACCGGCCTGCGACCGGCTGGAGGCGCGCATCGCGGAACTCAAGGATTTCGGCCTAGACCTGGAGCGATTCGGTCCATCGGCGATGCTGGTCCGATCGGTTCCGGCGATGCTGGGGCAATCGGACGTGCAGGGCCTCGTCACCGATCTGGCCGACGATCTGGTCGCCTATGACAGCGCGCTGTCGCTCAAGGAGCGGCTCGATCTGGTGGCCGCGACCATGGCCTGCCACGGATCGGTGCGGGCAGGGCGGGTGCTGAGCGTCGCGGAAATGAACGCTCTGCTGCGCGAGATGGAAGTGACGCCGCGATCGGGCCAATGCAATCACGGGCGACCGACCTGGGTGAAACTGGGCCATGGCGACATAGAGAAATTATTCGGGAGGAAATGA
- the mreC gene encoding rod shape-determining protein MreC gives MARPPSRRPGINRKAQYSLFASYVVAVTGAAVGLLLVVVAIFDPTGFSAIRIATAEAGRPVSNALKGMVSGVSSIDEVLAAYWRAGSQNVALRRQVEADRNRIIEAKGVAQENLRLKKLLKLVDADASQVLTARLIASSATSTRRFARLNAGRWQGVRPGMPVRAPEGLIGRIHIVTPNSSDVLLLTDTSNIVPVRRTNDNIPAISTGLGDGTVEIRALTAGRNPFKPGDLLVTSGIGGVYQPNIPVAVVVRAQGEIAYGVPLANPGRVDAVVVERAFEEAVTRPGPAATPVADEGVADNGATP, from the coding sequence ATGGCGCGGCCACCCAGCCGACGCCCCGGTATCAACCGGAAGGCGCAATATAGCCTTTTCGCCAGCTACGTCGTGGCGGTGACCGGTGCAGCCGTAGGCCTGTTACTGGTGGTGGTCGCGATCTTCGACCCCACCGGTTTCTCTGCGATCCGCATTGCGACGGCCGAAGCCGGTCGCCCGGTGTCCAACGCGCTGAAAGGCATGGTGAGCGGCGTCAGTTCGATTGACGAAGTGCTGGCCGCCTACTGGCGCGCCGGATCGCAGAATGTCGCGCTGCGCCGGCAGGTGGAGGCGGACCGCAACCGCATCATTGAGGCAAAGGGCGTCGCGCAGGAAAATCTGCGCCTGAAAAAGCTGCTGAAGCTGGTCGATGCCGACGCCAGCCAGGTGTTGACGGCGCGACTGATCGCGTCATCCGCCACCAGCACGCGCCGTTTTGCGCGTCTCAATGCGGGGCGCTGGCAGGGCGTCCGCCCCGGTATGCCGGTCCGAGCGCCCGAAGGGTTGATCGGCCGCATCCACATCGTCACGCCCAACAGCTCCGACGTGCTGCTCCTGACCGATACGAGCAACATCGTACCGGTGCGGCGGACGAACGATAATATCCCCGCCATCTCCACGGGCCTGGGCGACGGGACCGTCGAGATTCGGGCGCTGACGGCCGGTCGCAACCCTTTCAAGCCGGGCGACCTGCTGGTAACGTCCGGCATCGGCGGCGTCTATCAACCCAATATACCTGTCGCAGTCGTTGTCCGCGCGCAGGGCGAAATCGCCTATGGCGTGCCGCTGGCGAACCCTGGACGGGTCGACGCGGTGGTGGTCGAGCGCGCCTTTGAGGAAGCGGTCACCCGGCCCGGCCCGGCAGCCACCCCTGTGGCGGACGAAGGTGTGGCCGACAACGGCGCCACGCCATGA
- the rodA gene encoding rod shape-determining protein RodA — translation MSIVPQPLTEFPWRILALLLAIAGFGTIVLYSAASGSVFPWAAMQAARFCIFSAMALALSRIPVEIFARFAFPAYGAVLAALFLVELIGGVAGGSQRWINLGFMQLQPSEFMKPIIVLTVARFYAMLPVGEIRRWNAIWPALVLIGLPWALVLIQPDLGTATMIAAGGVTVMFLAGLPLRLFIGTGLAGGAAIPIAFSFLHDYQKNRVLIFLDPESDPLGAGYHISQSKIAIGSGGFWGKGFLHGTQSHLDYLPEGHTDFVFATMAEEWGLLGGALLILAFMLLFRWGIRVAMRTQDKFARLVAAGLTTTIFFYVAINLMMVMGLAPVVGIPLPFMSYGGSSMLTVMLCIGIIMAIDRAGKRRTGTGNWA, via the coding sequence ATGAGCATCGTTCCGCAGCCACTGACCGAATTTCCCTGGCGCATACTGGCGCTATTGCTTGCGATCGCCGGCTTCGGCACGATCGTGCTCTACAGCGCGGCGAGCGGGAGCGTCTTTCCCTGGGCGGCCATGCAGGCGGCGCGTTTCTGTATCTTTTCCGCGATGGCGCTGGCGCTCAGCCGCATTCCGGTGGAGATATTCGCGCGCTTCGCCTTCCCGGCCTATGGGGCGGTTCTGGCGGCCCTGTTCCTGGTGGAACTGATCGGCGGCGTCGCCGGCGGCAGCCAGCGCTGGATCAATCTCGGCTTCATGCAACTCCAGCCGTCCGAATTCATGAAGCCGATCATCGTCCTGACGGTCGCGCGCTTCTATGCCATGCTGCCAGTGGGCGAAATTCGGCGCTGGAACGCGATATGGCCGGCACTGGTCCTGATCGGCCTGCCTTGGGCGCTGGTACTCATTCAGCCCGATCTTGGTACTGCGACGATGATCGCGGCGGGCGGCGTGACGGTCATGTTCCTGGCCGGTCTGCCACTGCGCCTGTTCATCGGAACGGGACTGGCCGGGGGAGCGGCGATCCCGATCGCTTTCAGCTTCCTGCACGACTATCAGAAGAATCGCGTCCTTATATTCCTCGATCCCGAAAGCGATCCACTGGGCGCGGGCTATCATATCAGCCAGTCCAAGATCGCGATCGGATCGGGCGGCTTCTGGGGCAAGGGCTTCCTCCACGGTACGCAGAGTCACCTCGACTATCTGCCCGAAGGCCATACGGATTTCGTCTTCGCCACTATGGCCGAGGAATGGGGATTGCTGGGCGGCGCGCTGCTTATCCTTGCCTTCATGCTATTGTTCCGATGGGGCATCCGGGTCGCCATGCGGACCCAGGACAAATTTGCGCGGCTCGTTGCGGCGGGACTGACCACCACCATCTTCTTCTATGTGGCGATAAACCTGATGATGGTCATGGGCTTGGCCCCGGTGGTGGGCATCCCCCTGCCCTTCATGTCCTATGGCGGTTCTTCGATGCTGACGGTGATGCTGTGCATCGGCATCATCATGGCCATCGATCGTGCGGGCAAGCGACGTACAGGGACGGGAAACTGGGCCTAG